A region of Deinococcus cellulosilyticus NBRC 106333 = KACC 11606 DNA encodes the following proteins:
- a CDS encoding SWIM zinc finger family protein, with the protein VKSCGAWTFKEDLPLLLQPQDEPQLDEQAWYRAMRARELTVHPTSTPGVFEVGGFDPRTVNLNLGFTRKCNCLDSRRGHDCKHLLAVQRFLALSQTFPKEETA; encoded by the coding sequence GTGAAGTCCTGTGGTGCCTGGACCTTCAAGGAAGACCTACCCCTGCTGCTGCAACCCCAGGATGAACCCCAGCTGGACGAACAGGCCTGGTACCGGGCGATGCGGGCAAGGGAACTCACCGTGCACCCCACCAGCACCCCAGGGGTTTTCGAGGTGGGGGGGTTCGATCCACGCACCGTGAATCTGAACCTGGGTTTCACCCGGAAATGCAATTGCCTTGATTCGCGCAGGGGCCACGACTGCAAGCATTTGCTGGCCGTGCAGCGCTTCCTGGCCCTCTCGCAGACTTTTCCCAAGGAGGAAACCGCATGA